The genomic DNA TTTCACCGATTCGGAACTGTTGATCGGCGAGGGTCGCAAAGCGGCTCAGTCGATGATCCAGAAGATGTGGCAAAACGCAGCCTAGTGCCTCGGGTTCGGCTACGGTTCGGCGGCAGAAATTGAGCCGCCTTGCTGGATAGGGCAAATCGGCGAACAATGGTCGGAAAACCCAAAGACCGCTTCCATCGCATTGCTTTCAGGAATTCCGCCGGTGCCCCGTCAACAGCTTCGCACGCCCAGTACTTCAATCGATCTGTCGCAGCACTTTCGGATGGTCGATGCATTGCCGCAACAGGTAACCAGCCAGACGCTGTTCCAAAACGACGCGGGGCTGCAGATCGAAGTCGGTTCGGGCAAAGGGCTGTTCCTCTTAAACGCCTCGGGAGAGCAACCCGATCAAAATTTCTTAGGGATTGAGATCGCCCACAAGTACGCCAAACACGCGGCGACTAAACTGAAGAATGCCGGTCGCACCAACGCCATCATGGCTTCGGGAGACGCGTTGCCGATCTTCGAAAAACAGATCCCCGATGCTTCCTTGGCTGCGGTCCACGTCTATTTCCCCGATCCATGGTGGAAGAAGAAGCACAAGAAACGCCGAGTATTGAACGAACCTTTCCTGCGTAGTGCCAGTCGTACTTTGGCCCCGGGAGGACGGTTCTACTTCTGGACCGATGTGCTCGACTACTTCGAATCGACGCTCGAATTGATGGCGATGGTGGTGCCCGAACTTGGCCCGCCGCTGCCAGATGTCGTCTCTGAAGCGGAGCACGACCTCGATTACCGCACCCACTTTGAACGTCGCAGCCGAAAGAATGAAATACCGGTCTATCGGGTTCATTTTGACAAACCAGCGTAGCCCGATCGGCCCGATGACGGGTAAACACTGCAAAATTCAGTCCGTTTCGACTTGCCGCATTGCTTGCCAGGGGAATACAATGCAATCGCCTGACAAATTAACCACTTCCCTTTCCAACTAGAGGTTCTTGATGCCTATTCAATTATCCGAACGAGCTGCGGAGGAAGTAAAACGCTTTCGTACAGAGCATAACTTTGAAGACGCAATGTTTCTGCGAATCGGCGTTGCCGGGGGTGGATGCAGCGGATTTAACTATACCCTGAACTTTGACGACAATTTTGACGACAAAGCCGATTCGAAGTACGAATCGCACGGCGTTGCCGTGGTTGTCGACAAAAAGAGCGCTTTGTACCTGGACGGAACCACTGTCGATTGGTTCGAGAGCCTGGAAAAGCAAGGTTTTACTTTTGAGAACCCCAACGCGACCAAGTCCTGCGGTTGCGGTAGCTCCTTCCAAGCCTAGGTTCGTTCCGACGGCTGCTCGATCGGTGCGGGTGGCTGTCCAGATGCGATCTGAATGTTTATGATCCGCGTCCTGCATCGTTTGATGTGTGACGCGGTTTTTTCGTAGGTGGACAATGAACAAGATCCAGATTGTTGGTGTTGGTGACGACGGCGTCGAAGGTCTAACCAACCATGCCCGTGCCTTGATCGAAGCGGCGGACGTTTTAGTAGGTCCCGCCAACCTGCTTCCAAAGGTTGCGATCGGCCCTAGCGAGCGAATCGAATCGGGCAGCGACCTGCAGCGGCTCGGCGAAATGCTCAACGAGATGTCGTCGCGAAACGTTGTCCTGTTGGCCGGCGGCGATCCGCTTTTCTACGGAACCGCTCGCTTCCTTTGCGATTCGCTGGGCAAGGACCTATTCGAAGTCGTCCCGCACGTCAGCAGCATGCAACTGGCGTTCGCGCGAGTCAAAGAGAGCTGGGACGATGCCTATCTGACCAACCTCGCGACCCAGCCGTTGGACCGAGTGGTCGAGCGGATTCGCACGGCCGACCGCGTCGGCCTGTTCACGACCGAAGAGATCACTCCCGCGGCACTGGCCGCCGCTCTTTTGGATCGCCGCATCGACTACTTTAACGTCTACGTCTGCGAGAACCTCGGATCGCCCGACGAACGCGTCACCCAAGGCGATTTGAATTCGCTGCAAGGGCAGACCTTTGGACCGCTGAACGTGATGGTCTTGGTACGTCGGCAAGGCGTGGCCGATCGGCCGCAGCAGATGGAAGGCAAGCGGTTGTTCGGAAATCCGGACGACCAGTTCCTGCAATCGAAACCCAAACGCGGCCTGCTGACACCGATGGAGGTTCGTTGCATCGCGTTGGCGCTGATGGACCTTGGCCCCACCAGCATCGTCTGGGATGTCGGTGCGGGAAGCGGTTCGCTGGCGATCGAAGCGAGTCAGATTGTCACCGGCGGACAGGTCTACGCGATCGAAATGGACGCCGAAGACTTTGGCCTGATGACCGACAATGCCGAGCGATACGGGTGCAGCACGCTGATCCCAGTCCATGGTCAAGCGCCCGAAGCGCTCGCAGCACTCCCGGATCCCGACGTGATCTTTGTCGGCGGCACCGGCCGCGCGGTAGGCGAACTGGTCGACACGATCTTCGATCGACTGCGTCCAGGCGGGCGGTTTGTCGTGAACGTCGCCAGCCCCGACAACTTGGTCGGCGTCCAGGCGGCATTCCAACGTCGCAACATCGAACCGAGCGTTCGGATGGCGAACATCGCCCGCGGCAACTACCAATTGGATCGCCTACGATTCGAAGCGGTGAACCCATCGTTTCTGATCTGCGGCACCAAGCCGTAGCGAACCAGAGAAGAGATTGCGACGGTCAAGGTCGGCGGCATCGACAACAAGCGACAACTTTGTTGGCTTGTTGTAGGTTCTCGATGCAATCGTAACTTGCCCGATGCCAATATGCGCGTTAAAGTTTGACGTGTTGTTATTGCAACCTGTCAGCAATTCTCCTTCCCTGACGCTCGCATCTCTCGGAACGCCAAAGTATGGCAAGCCAACGGTTCACGAAACACTCCGGCGCCGTGCTTGGCGTAGCCGTTAACATGGCCGAAGTTTTGTCGGCCGATGCGATCTTAATTCTGCTGGATGGATCGACCGACTGGAAACGGTTGCGGTCGGAGACCAAAGAAACCAAAACACCAATTCTGGTTGCCGCCGACACCGCGGAAGACCTGGAAGGGGCGAGCGAATTTGGGCTCATCCCGTTGGTCCTGAACAAAGAAAAGGCGCCGTTGCTGGAACGCCTGCAGCACGCTTTGCTGGAAGCGGCGACCGACGAACTGATCCGCACCAACGGCGATGTGATCGCGATCTACAGCGGTTTCCAACAGGGACGGATGGATTCGATCAGCCACCTGCAGCTGGATGAACGGATGCGACGGCTGACCGTTCGCGATCTGCAACGGCTCGAAAGCAGCGTGCCACTGAAGACGATCAAGGCGGTTGTCGACCTGGCGGTTCAAATCGGCCGCGAGGGACGCGAAGGCAAAGCTGTCGGAACGCTGTTTGTCGTCGGACACTCCCGCCGCGTGATGGAACACTGCAACGACGGCGGACTGGATCCGTTTCGCGGTGCCAATCGCAAAGCCCGCAATCTGTACGATCGCCGCGTCCAAGAGGATGTCAAAGAGATCGCGCAGATGGACGGCGCTTTTGTCGTCAATTCCGACGGCAACATCGAACGCTCGCGACAGATGTTGGAAGTCGCTCACCAAGACCTGACGATGTCCAAAGGACTCGGCGCCAGGCACTGGGCTGCGGCGGCCATCTCCGCCAAAACCAAAGCCGTCGCCGTCGTGGTCAG from Rosistilla oblonga includes the following:
- the trmB gene encoding tRNA (guanosine(46)-N7)-methyltransferase TrmB, whose product is MPRQQLRTPSTSIDLSQHFRMVDALPQQVTSQTLFQNDAGLQIEVGSGKGLFLLNASGEQPDQNFLGIEIAHKYAKHAATKLKNAGRTNAIMASGDALPIFEKQIPDASLAAVHVYFPDPWWKKKHKKRRVLNEPFLRSASRTLAPGGRFYFWTDVLDYFESTLELMAMVVPELGPPLPDVVSEAEHDLDYRTHFERRSRKNEIPVYRVHFDKPA
- a CDS encoding HesB/IscA family protein is translated as MPIQLSERAAEEVKRFRTEHNFEDAMFLRIGVAGGGCSGFNYTLNFDDNFDDKADSKYESHGVAVVVDKKSALYLDGTTVDWFESLEKQGFTFENPNATKSCGCGSSFQA
- the cbiE gene encoding precorrin-6y C5,15-methyltransferase (decarboxylating) subunit CbiE; amino-acid sequence: MNKIQIVGVGDDGVEGLTNHARALIEAADVLVGPANLLPKVAIGPSERIESGSDLQRLGEMLNEMSSRNVVLLAGGDPLFYGTARFLCDSLGKDLFEVVPHVSSMQLAFARVKESWDDAYLTNLATQPLDRVVERIRTADRVGLFTTEEITPAALAAALLDRRIDYFNVYVCENLGSPDERVTQGDLNSLQGQTFGPLNVMVLVRRQGVADRPQQMEGKRLFGNPDDQFLQSKPKRGLLTPMEVRCIALALMDLGPTSIVWDVGAGSGSLAIEASQIVTGGQVYAIEMDAEDFGLMTDNAERYGCSTLIPVHGQAPEALAALPDPDVIFVGGTGRAVGELVDTIFDRLRPGGRFVVNVASPDNLVGVQAAFQRRNIEPSVRMANIARGNYQLDRLRFEAVNPSFLICGTKP
- a CDS encoding DNA integrity scanning protein DisA nucleotide-binding domain protein — protein: MASQRFTKHSGAVLGVAVNMAEVLSADAILILLDGSTDWKRLRSETKETKTPILVAADTAEDLEGASEFGLIPLVLNKEKAPLLERLQHALLEAATDELIRTNGDVIAIYSGFQQGRMDSISHLQLDERMRRLTVRDLQRLESSVPLKTIKAVVDLAVQIGREGREGKAVGTLFVVGHSRRVMEHCNDGGLDPFRGANRKARNLYDRRVQEDVKEIAQMDGAFVVNSDGNIERSRQMLEVAHQDLTMSKGLGARHWAAAAISAKTKAVAVVVSQSTGTVRLYQNGELVMRIEPMDKAVKWQEFNYEPPAPTPEA